A window from Mytilus galloprovincialis chromosome 8, xbMytGall1.hap1.1, whole genome shotgun sequence encodes these proteins:
- the LOC143042279 gene encoding glucosamine-6-phosphate deaminase 2-like, giving the protein MRLVILDNYDYVSEWAAKYIRRRIKDFNPGPDKYFTLGLPTGGTPLGTYKKLIEFIQQGKLSFKYVKTFNMDEYVAIPRDHPESYHSFMWNNFFKHIDIDPKNAHILDGNATDLIKECNDYEKKITEAGGIELFVGGIGPDGHIAFNEPGSSLVSRTRIKTLNNDTIIANARFFGGDLSKVPKQALTVGVQTVMDAREVMILITGAHKAYAMHKAIEEGVSHMWTVSAFQQHPQTIFICDEDATLELKVKTVKYFKGLMDLHNQLIEEK; this is encoded by the exons atgAGACTAGTCATTCTTGATAACTACGATTATGTCAGTGAATGGGCAGCTAAATATATCAGGCGTAGAATTAAAGATTTTAACCCTGGACCAGATAAATACTTCACATTAGGTTTACCTACAG gtgGTACTCCATTAGGAACttataaaaagttaatagaaTTCATCCAACAAGGGAAGCTATCCTTCAAATATGTCAAGACTTTCAATATGGATGAGTATGTTG ctATACCAAGGGACCATCCTGAGAGTTATCATTCCTTTATGTGGAACAATTTCTTCAAACACATTGACATAGACCCAAAGAATGCCCACATACTGGATGGCAATGCTACAGATTTAATAAAAGAGTGTAATGATTACGAGAAAAAGATCACAGAGGCTGGCGGGATTGAACTGTTTGTTGGAG GTATCGGCCCTGATGGTCATATAGCTTTCAATGAACCGGGATCCAGTCTGGTGTCGAGAACTCGTATCAAGACACTAAATAACGATACAATTATTGCTAATGCTAGATTTTTTGGAGGAGATCTGTCTAAAGTTCCTAAACAGGCCTTGACCGTTGGTGTTCAAACTGTAATGGATGCAAGGGAG GTAATGATACTGATCACAGGAGCCCACAAAGCATACGCAATGCACAAAGCTATAGAAGAGGGTGTCAGTCACATGTGGACCGTCTCAGCATTCCAACAACATCCGCAGACAATTTTTATCTGTGACGAAGATGCAACGTTAGAGCTGAAAGTCAAAACAGTCAAGTATTTCAAAGGCTTGATGGATCTTCATAATCAGCTGATTGAAGAGAAATGA